In Kocuria turfanensis, a single genomic region encodes these proteins:
- a CDS encoding PLD nuclease N-terminal domain-containing protein: MDLVSMVAGANPILPTSWELTALLLGGALIALVGVAVISLSRDRYYTPVQRLLWLLVILAAPVLGPILWLAVGRRHTLEQEVRGHDG; this comes from the coding sequence ATGGATCTCGTCTCGATGGTCGCCGGCGCGAACCCGATCCTCCCCACGTCCTGGGAGCTCACCGCGCTTCTGCTCGGCGGCGCGCTGATCGCCCTGGTCGGCGTCGCGGTCATCTCCCTGTCCCGCGACCGGTACTACACCCCGGTGCAGCGGCTGCTGTGGCTGTTGGTGATCCTGGCAGCCCCGGTGCTCGGTCCGATCCTGTGGCTGGCCGTCGGCCGGCGCCACACCCTCGAGCAGGAGGTACGTGGCCATGACGGCTGA